One window of the Microvirga mediterraneensis genome contains the following:
- a CDS encoding microcin C ABC transporter permease YejB codes for MLAYIARRILLMIPTILGIMLISFALVQFAPGGPVERIIAQLQGQDTGTSSRISGGGGDFGVQSPGGAGAGGGDTSRYRGAQGLDPQFIKQLEAQFGFDKPAYERFLKMLWDYARFDFGKSYFRDISVLELIKEKLPVSISLGLWMTLLSYAISIPLGIKKAVQDGSSFDIWTSAVVIIGYAIPGFLFAILLIVLFAGGSFWQIFPLRGLTSESWSLMPWYWQIADYFWHLVLPITAMALGAFATSTLLTKNSFLDEIRKQYVLTARMKGLSERQVLYGHVFRNAMLIVIAGFPGAFIGAFFAGALLIETIFSLDGLGLLSFESIVNRDYPVVFANLYIFSLVGLAVNLVSDLTYTWIDPRIDFETREA; via the coding sequence ATGCTCGCCTATATCGCACGCCGCATTCTCCTCATGATCCCCACCATCCTCGGGATCATGCTCATCTCCTTCGCCCTGGTGCAGTTCGCCCCCGGCGGCCCCGTCGAGCGCATCATCGCGCAGCTGCAGGGACAGGATACCGGCACCTCATCCCGCATCTCCGGCGGCGGAGGCGATTTCGGGGTTCAGAGCCCCGGCGGCGCGGGCGCGGGCGGCGGCGACACCTCCCGCTATCGCGGCGCACAGGGGCTCGATCCGCAATTCATCAAGCAGCTCGAGGCGCAGTTCGGCTTCGACAAGCCGGCCTATGAGCGTTTCCTGAAGATGCTGTGGGATTATGCCCGCTTCGATTTCGGCAAGAGCTATTTTCGCGACATCTCGGTTCTCGAACTGATCAAGGAGAAGCTGCCCGTCTCCATCAGCCTCGGTCTCTGGATGACGCTTCTGTCCTATGCGATCTCGATCCCGCTCGGCATCAAGAAGGCCGTGCAGGACGGCTCCTCCTTCGACATCTGGACCTCCGCCGTCGTGATCATCGGCTATGCCATTCCCGGCTTCCTCTTCGCGATCCTCCTGATCGTGCTCTTCGCCGGCGGCTCGTTCTGGCAGATCTTCCCGCTGCGCGGCCTCACGTCGGAAAGCTGGTCGCTCATGCCCTGGTACTGGCAGATCGCCGACTACTTCTGGCATCTCGTGCTGCCGATCACCGCCATGGCGCTCGGTGCCTTCGCCACCTCGACCCTGCTGACGAAGAACTCCTTCCTCGACGAGATCCGCAAGCAATACGTGCTCACGGCGCGCATGAAGGGCTTATCCGAGCGCCAGGTCCTCTACGGCCACGTGTTCCGCAATGCCATGCTCATCGTCATCGCGGGCTTTCCGGGAGCCTTCATCGGCGCCTTCTTTGCCGGAGCGCTTCTCATCGAGACCATCTTCTCCCTCGACGGCCTCGGACTCCTGTCTTTCGAGTCCATCGTGAACCGCGATTATCCGGTGGTCTTCGCCAATCTCTACATCTTCTCGCTGGTGGGGCTCGCGGTGAACCTTGTGTCCGACCTCACCTATACCTGGATCGATCCGCGGATCGATTTCGAGACCAGGGAGGCGTGA
- a CDS encoding ABC transporter permease has translation MNENVPVVSPASSPVAPPLPRQGFIKLSPLNRRRLQNFKANRRGYWSFWIFMVLFVLSLFAELIANDKPILASYKGELLYPAFVDYPEEKFGGFLAQTDYRDPVIAKEIQENGWLLWAPVRFSYNTHNLDLPVPAPAPPTWMLTDEQCRPIAERTGGTGCKDIEWNWLGTDDQGRDVVARLIYGFRISVLFGLTLAGISSIVGILAGAVQGYYGGWTDLLFQRFIEIWTAIPSLYLLIIISAVITPSFFVLLGILLLFSWVSLVGVVRAEFLRARNFEYVRAARALGLSNGTIMFKHLLPNAMVATLTFMPFIINGSITTLTSLDFLGFGLPPGSPSLGELLAQGKANLQAPWLGLAGFFVIAIMLSLLIFVGEAVRDAFDPRKTFR, from the coding sequence ATGAACGAGAACGTGCCCGTCGTCTCGCCGGCATCCTCGCCCGTGGCGCCTCCCCTGCCCCGGCAAGGCTTCATCAAGCTCTCGCCGCTCAACCGGCGGCGCCTGCAGAACTTCAAGGCCAACCGTCGCGGCTACTGGTCGTTCTGGATCTTCATGGTCCTGTTTGTCCTGAGCCTCTTCGCCGAGCTGATCGCCAACGACAAGCCGATCCTCGCCTCCTACAAGGGCGAGCTGCTCTATCCCGCCTTCGTGGATTACCCGGAGGAGAAATTCGGCGGCTTCCTGGCGCAGACCGATTACCGCGACCCGGTCATCGCCAAGGAGATCCAGGAGAACGGCTGGCTGCTCTGGGCGCCGGTCCGCTTTTCCTACAACACCCACAACCTCGACCTGCCCGTCCCGGCGCCTGCGCCCCCCACATGGATGCTCACCGACGAGCAATGCCGCCCCATCGCGGAGCGCACCGGCGGCACCGGCTGCAAGGACATCGAGTGGAACTGGCTCGGCACCGACGACCAGGGGCGGGACGTGGTGGCGCGCCTCATCTACGGCTTCCGCATCTCCGTGCTGTTCGGCCTGACGCTCGCCGGCATCTCGTCCATCGTGGGCATCCTTGCCGGCGCGGTGCAGGGCTATTACGGCGGCTGGACCGATCTCCTGTTCCAGCGCTTCATCGAGATCTGGACCGCGATCCCCTCGCTCTATCTTCTCATCATCATCTCGGCCGTGATCACGCCGAGCTTCTTCGTGCTGCTCGGCATCCTGCTGCTCTTCTCCTGGGTGTCGCTCGTGGGCGTGGTGCGCGCCGAGTTCCTGCGCGCGCGAAACTTCGAATATGTGCGCGCCGCGCGGGCGCTCGGCCTGTCGAACGGCACCATCATGTTCAAGCATCTCCTGCCGAACGCCATGGTGGCGACGCTGACCTTCATGCCGTTCATCATCAACGGTTCGATCACGACGCTCACATCCCTCGACTTCCTCGGCTTCGGCCTGCCGCCGGGTTCGCCGTCGCTCGGCGAACTGCTGGCGCAGGGCAAGGCCAACCTTCAGGCGCCATGGCTCGGCCTCGCGGGCTTCTTCGTGATCGCCATCATGCTCAGCCTCCTCATCTTCGTCGGCGAAGCCGTGCGCGACGCCTTCGATCCGCGGAAGACGTTCCGATGA
- a CDS encoding ABC transporter ATP-binding protein: MTEPLLSVQDLSVAFRQGGGDMLAVDRVSFDVMPGETVALVGESGSGKSVTALSALKLLPYPSAHHPSGRILFKGKDLIAADEDEMRKVRGDDITMVFQEPMTSLNPLHTIERQIGEILKLHRGLSDRQARARTLELLALVGIRDAETRLDAYPHQLSGGQRQRVMIAMALANEPDLFIADEPTTALDVTVQAQILKLLAELKSRLNMSMLFITHDLGIVRKVADRVCVMLKGKIVEQGTVEEVFGNPQHPYTQKLLAAEPKGRANPVAKDAPVIVDAGPIKVWFPIKRGFFQKTVGHVKAVDGVSVRVRRGETVGVVGESGSGKTTLGLAILRLVQSEGPVVFLGNRIDGMRGKEIRPLRKDLQVVFQDPYGSLSPRMSIAEIVEEGLLVQDKGLTYAQRRDIVARALQDVGLDPSTMDRYPHEFSGGQRQRIAIARAMALEPQFIMLDEPTSALDMSVQAQIVELLRDLQKRRNLAYMFISHDLKVVRALANHVVVMQNGRIVEEGSAESIFAAPRTEYTKALFAAAFNLETAASDAVRE, encoded by the coding sequence ATGACCGAGCCTCTCCTCTCCGTCCAAGACCTCTCCGTCGCCTTCCGCCAGGGCGGTGGCGACATGCTGGCTGTCGACCGCGTGTCCTTCGATGTCATGCCGGGCGAGACGGTGGCGCTGGTGGGCGAATCCGGTTCGGGTAAGTCCGTCACGGCCCTGTCGGCGCTCAAGCTCCTGCCCTACCCGTCCGCGCATCATCCCTCGGGCCGCATCCTGTTCAAGGGCAAGGATCTGATCGCCGCCGACGAGGACGAGATGCGAAAAGTCCGCGGCGACGACATCACCATGGTGTTCCAGGAGCCGATGACCTCGCTCAATCCGCTCCACACCATCGAGCGGCAGATCGGTGAGATCCTCAAGCTGCATCGCGGTCTCTCGGACCGCCAGGCGCGCGCCCGCACGCTCGAGCTTCTCGCTCTCGTAGGCATCCGCGATGCGGAGACGCGGCTCGACGCCTATCCGCACCAACTCTCCGGCGGCCAGCGCCAGCGCGTGATGATCGCTATGGCGCTCGCCAACGAGCCCGACCTCTTCATCGCCGACGAGCCGACCACCGCGCTCGACGTGACGGTGCAGGCGCAGATCCTGAAGCTGCTCGCCGAGTTGAAGAGCAGGCTCAACATGTCGATGCTCTTCATCACCCACGACCTCGGCATCGTGCGAAAAGTGGCCGACCGTGTCTGCGTGATGTTGAAGGGAAAGATCGTCGAGCAGGGAACGGTCGAGGAAGTGTTCGGCAATCCGCAGCACCCTTACACGCAAAAGCTCCTCGCCGCTGAGCCGAAGGGCCGCGCCAATCCGGTGGCGAAGGACGCGCCCGTCATTGTCGATGCTGGGCCGATCAAGGTGTGGTTCCCGATCAAGCGCGGCTTCTTCCAAAAGACCGTCGGCCATGTGAAGGCGGTCGACGGCGTGTCGGTGCGCGTGCGCCGGGGCGAGACGGTCGGCGTGGTGGGCGAATCCGGCTCCGGCAAGACGACGCTCGGCCTTGCGATCCTGCGCCTCGTGCAGTCGGAAGGCCCCGTGGTGTTTCTCGGCAACCGCATCGACGGCATGCGCGGGAAGGAGATCCGGCCGCTGCGCAAGGATCTGCAGGTGGTGTTCCAGGACCCTTACGGCTCCCTCTCTCCCCGCATGTCCATCGCCGAGATCGTCGAGGAAGGGCTGCTTGTTCAGGACAAAGGCCTCACCTACGCGCAGCGGCGCGACATCGTCGCGCGCGCCCTGCAGGATGTGGGCCTCGACCCGTCCACCATGGACCGCTATCCGCACGAATTCTCCGGCGGCCAGCGCCAGCGCATCGCCATCGCCCGCGCCATGGCGCTCGAGCCGCAATTCATCATGCTCGACGAGCCGACCTCGGCGCTCGACATGTCCGTGCAGGCGCAGATCGTCGAATTGCTGCGCGATCTCCAGAAGCGGCGCAATCTCGCCTACATGTTCATCAGCCACGATCTCAAGGTGGTGCGGGCGCTCGCGAACCACGTGGTGGTGATGCAGAACGGCAGGATCGTCGAGGAAGGATCGGCCGAGAGCATCTTCGCGGCCCCCCGCACCGAGTACACCAAGGCCCTCTTCGCCGCAGCCTTCAACCTCGAAACGGCGGCATCGGACGCCGTTCGGGAATAG
- a CDS encoding phosphopentomutase encodes MPRALLIVLDSVGIGGAKDAPAHGDAGADTGGHIAEACAAGGGGRAGLRQGPLDLPHMTALGLGLACEASTGRMPPNLDPKGALRGAWGYGVETSKGKDTPSGHWEIAGVPVAFDWGYFPDTLPSFPEELTAALIERGNLPGILGNKHASGTAVIDELGAEHMRTGKPIVYTSVDSVLQIAAHEETFGLERLYDLCRIGRELCDAYKIGRVIARPFVGSPETGFKRTGNRKDFATPPPSDTILDTLTKADRSVVTVGKIGDIFAHRGTGKEIKPNGNDACLSAAIAALRDLPDGGFVFANLVDFDSEFGHRRDIPGYAAALEAFDRRIPEIEAALKDGDLVIVTADHGNDPSWRGSDHTREHVPILSFGRGVAQNAIGRRESFADMGASVLRHLGVGNPGKGMSWL; translated from the coding sequence ATGCCTCGCGCTCTACTCATCGTGCTCGATTCCGTCGGTATCGGCGGGGCGAAGGATGCGCCCGCCCATGGCGATGCCGGGGCCGACACGGGCGGGCATATCGCGGAGGCCTGTGCGGCAGGGGGCGGCGGCCGGGCCGGGCTGCGCCAGGGTCCGCTCGACCTGCCGCACATGACGGCGCTCGGCCTCGGCCTCGCCTGCGAAGCCTCGACCGGGCGCATGCCGCCAAATCTCGATCCGAAGGGTGCGCTGAGAGGTGCCTGGGGCTATGGGGTCGAGACCTCCAAGGGCAAGGACACGCCCTCGGGCCATTGGGAGATCGCAGGCGTTCCCGTCGCCTTCGATTGGGGCTACTTCCCCGACACGCTTCCGTCCTTCCCGGAAGAGCTGACCGCGGCACTCATCGAACGCGGCAACCTTCCGGGCATTCTCGGCAACAAGCATGCCTCGGGCACCGCCGTCATCGACGAACTCGGCGCCGAACACATGCGCACCGGCAAGCCGATCGTCTACACCTCGGTCGACAGCGTGCTGCAGATTGCCGCCCACGAGGAAACCTTCGGGCTGGAGCGCCTCTACGACCTCTGCCGGATCGGGCGCGAACTCTGCGACGCATACAAGATCGGCCGCGTGATCGCCCGTCCCTTCGTGGGCTCGCCCGAGACGGGCTTCAAGCGCACCGGCAACCGCAAGGATTTCGCCACGCCGCCGCCCTCCGACACCATTCTCGACACGCTCACAAAGGCGGACCGCTCCGTGGTCACCGTCGGCAAGATCGGCGACATCTTCGCCCATCGCGGCACGGGCAAGGAAATCAAGCCGAACGGCAACGATGCCTGCCTGTCCGCCGCCATCGCGGCGCTAAGGGACCTGCCCGACGGTGGCTTCGTCTTCGCCAATCTGGTGGATTTCGACAGCGAGTTCGGCCATCGCCGCGACATTCCCGGCTACGCCGCCGCCCTGGAAGCGTTCGACCGGCGCATCCCTGAGATCGAAGCGGCGCTTAAGGACGGCGACCTCGTCATCGTCACGGCCGACCACGGCAACGATCCCTCCTGGCGCGGCTCCGACCACACACGCGAACACGTCCCGATCCTGAGCTTCGGGCGGGGTGTGGCGCAGAACGCCATCGGACGGCGGGAGAGCTTTGCCGATATGGGGGCGAGCGTGCTGCGGCATCTGGGTGTCGGAAATCCAGGCAAGGGGATGTCCTGGCTCTGA
- a CDS encoding GTP cyclohydrolase II: protein MSSPNRSTHIRLTSHPEPNAGTIKHPIRWGAQDPQERGPIIGTVTNPADRNVIGAHGGSYSLYRALAISARALNPLARPDLHNTHPTAEIGPHPQWLEPGRIVSLDPWGHMVGQIYKDEIAGGLDIRPSIAVTKARLNMPEILSAMGAKRLEADGGFLHESGDISVTKIAVDPVWHLPGIAQRFGCSEGELRRTLFEQTGGMFPELVTRPDMSVFLPPIGNTTVYVVGDVSRLSDPKTRIACRVHDECNGSDVFGSDICTCRPYLVHGIEECVREAQAGGVGVIAYNRKEGRALGEVTKFLVYNARKRQEGGDQAATYFERTECVAGVQDARFQQLMPDVLHWLGIRRIDRLMSMSNMKYDAITGSGIEVVERVPIPAELVPPDAQVELEAKKAAGYYTPDGAPDPAELTQVKGRDLERF from the coding sequence ATGAGCTCGCCTAACCGCTCGACCCATATCCGGCTCACCTCCCACCCCGAGCCGAACGCAGGCACCATCAAGCATCCGATCAGATGGGGGGCCCAGGATCCCCAGGAGCGCGGCCCGATCATCGGCACCGTGACCAATCCGGCCGACCGCAACGTGATCGGCGCCCATGGCGGCTCCTATTCCCTGTACCGGGCCCTGGCCATCTCGGCCCGCGCCCTCAATCCTCTGGCACGGCCGGACCTCCACAACACCCATCCGACCGCCGAGATCGGCCCGCATCCGCAATGGCTCGAGCCGGGCCGGATTGTCTCCCTCGACCCTTGGGGCCACATGGTCGGCCAGATCTACAAGGACGAGATCGCCGGCGGCCTCGACATCCGGCCCAGCATCGCGGTCACCAAGGCCCGGCTCAACATGCCGGAAATCCTCTCCGCCATGGGCGCGAAGCGCCTCGAGGCCGATGGCGGCTTCCTCCATGAATCGGGCGACATCTCTGTCACGAAGATCGCGGTCGATCCGGTCTGGCACCTGCCGGGCATCGCCCAGCGCTTCGGCTGCTCCGAGGGCGAATTGCGCCGCACCCTGTTCGAGCAGACCGGCGGCATGTTCCCGGAACTCGTCACCCGGCCGGACATGAGCGTCTTCCTGCCGCCCATCGGCAACACCACGGTCTATGTGGTGGGCGACGTGTCGCGCCTGAGCGATCCCAAGACCCGCATCGCCTGCCGCGTCCACGACGAGTGCAACGGTTCCGACGTGTTCGGCTCCGATATCTGCACCTGCCGGCCCTATCTCGTGCACGGCATCGAGGAATGCGTCCGGGAGGCGCAAGCGGGCGGCGTCGGCGTCATCGCCTATAACCGCAAGGAAGGCCGGGCGCTCGGCGAAGTGACCAAGTTCCTGGTCTACAATGCCCGCAAGCGCCAGGAGGGCGGCGACCAGGCCGCCACCTATTTCGAGCGCACCGAATGCGTGGCCGGCGTGCAGGATGCGCGCTTCCAGCAGCTCATGCCCGATGTCCTGCACTGGCTGGGCATTCGCCGCATCGACCGGCTCATGTCCATGTCCAACATGAAGTACGACGCCATCACCGGCTCCGGCATTGAGGTCGTGGAGCGGGTGCCGATCCCGGCCGAGCTCGTGCCGCCGGATGCGCAGGTGGAGCTGGAAGCCAAGAAGGCCGCCGGCTACTACACGCCGGACGGCGCGCCCGACCCGGCCGAGCTGACGCAGGTGAAGGGCCGCGACCTGGAGCGGTTCTGA
- a CDS encoding DUF1688 family protein, with translation MTDQPDLSPETQAARSLLSAAAVRERSHQLLRVGLEGRLRHFTVDPGRLEACADEVVKTIREAYPSLDIPFHARWRHFSAGGHDRWDAVMHGAPWETAADMARAAFDLAIVSVLLDAGAGAQWRYEEGRTGETYTRSEGLAVASFDMFMSGAFSSKPEDPFRVDADVLMTLTPEDLAEGFQVSADNPLVGLEGRAALLNRLGRVVATNPDIFGQVDDPRPGGLVDVIAATEQDGNIRATSILEALLTHLGPIWPGRITLGGVDLGDTWRHPLVDAPDVTTGLIPFHKLSQWLSYSLIEPLEWAGLTVVDIDGLTGLPEYRNGGLFLDTGVIALKDPADATRPHAVDSELVVEWRALTVALLDRIAEPIRAKLGFAAKDFPLAKVLEGGTWATGRRLAKEKRGDGSPPLSVISDGTVF, from the coding sequence GTGACCGACCAGCCTGACCTGTCTCCAGAAACCCAAGCCGCGCGAAGCCTTCTCTCCGCCGCTGCCGTCCGCGAACGGTCGCACCAGCTCCTGCGGGTGGGGCTCGAAGGCCGACTTCGGCATTTCACGGTCGATCCCGGACGCCTTGAGGCTTGCGCCGACGAGGTCGTCAAGACGATCCGCGAGGCTTATCCGTCGCTCGATATCCCGTTTCATGCCCGATGGCGCCATTTCTCCGCCGGCGGCCATGACCGCTGGGATGCGGTGATGCACGGCGCCCCTTGGGAAACCGCCGCCGACATGGCCCGTGCCGCCTTCGATCTCGCCATCGTGTCCGTCCTGCTCGATGCGGGCGCGGGGGCGCAGTGGCGCTACGAGGAAGGCCGCACGGGCGAAACCTACACCCGGTCCGAAGGCCTGGCGGTCGCCAGCTTCGACATGTTCATGAGCGGCGCCTTCTCGAGCAAGCCCGAGGATCCGTTCCGCGTCGACGCCGATGTGCTCATGACCCTCACACCCGAGGATCTGGCCGAAGGTTTCCAGGTCTCGGCCGACAACCCGCTCGTCGGGCTGGAGGGCCGCGCCGCCCTGCTGAACCGTCTCGGCCGCGTGGTCGCGACGAATCCCGACATTTTCGGGCAGGTCGACGATCCTCGTCCGGGAGGCCTCGTCGACGTCATCGCGGCGACCGAGCAGGACGGCAACATCCGGGCGACCTCGATCCTGGAGGCGCTGCTCACCCATCTCGGGCCGATCTGGCCGGGCCGGATCACGCTCGGTGGGGTCGATCTCGGCGATACATGGCGCCATCCCCTGGTCGACGCGCCGGATGTCACGACGGGGCTGATCCCCTTCCACAAGCTCTCCCAATGGCTCTCCTATTCCCTGATCGAGCCGCTTGAATGGGCCGGCCTCACCGTGGTGGACATCGACGGGCTTACGGGCCTGCCCGAGTATCGCAACGGCGGACTGTTTCTGGATACGGGCGTGATCGCCCTGAAGGATCCGGCGGATGCAACCCGCCCCCACGCGGTCGATTCCGAGCTCGTGGTGGAATGGCGGGCCTTGACCGTGGCCCTTCTCGACCGCATTGCCGAACCGATCCGCGCGAAGCTAGGATTCGCCGCGAAGGATTTCCCTCTCGCCAAGGTGCTGGAAGGCGGCACCTGGGCGACGGGGCGCAGGCTCGCGAAGGAGAAGCGCGGCGACGGCTCGCCTCCTCTCAGCGTGATCAGCGACGGGACGGTGTTTTAA
- the upp gene encoding uracil phosphoribosyltransferase, with amino-acid sequence MQGVTVVDHPLVQHKLTLMRDKERSTKGFRQLLNEIGMLLCYEVTRDLPMERIEIETPMTKMEGAQIAGKKLVFAPILRAGVGFLDGMLTLVPAARVAHIGLYRDPESLQAVEYYFKAPSDLADRMVLVLDPMLATANSAVAAIDRLKERGAKDLRFVCLLAAPEGIEKLRGAHPDVHIWTASIDERLNDHGYIVPGLGDAGDRMYGTR; translated from the coding sequence ATGCAGGGCGTCACCGTGGTCGATCATCCGCTGGTTCAGCACAAGCTGACCCTGATGCGGGACAAGGAGCGTTCGACGAAGGGCTTCCGCCAGCTCCTCAACGAGATCGGCATGCTGCTCTGCTACGAGGTCACCCGCGACCTGCCCATGGAGCGCATCGAGATCGAGACTCCGATGACCAAGATGGAAGGCGCGCAGATCGCCGGCAAGAAACTCGTCTTCGCCCCCATCCTGCGCGCAGGCGTCGGCTTCCTCGACGGCATGCTCACCCTGGTTCCCGCCGCCCGCGTCGCCCATATCGGCCTCTACCGCGATCCGGAATCGCTCCAGGCCGTCGAATATTATTTCAAGGCCCCGTCCGATCTCGCCGACCGCATGGTGCTGGTGCTCGACCCGATGCTGGCCACCGCGAACTCGGCCGTCGCGGCCATCGACCGGTTGAAGGAGCGCGGCGCCAAGGACCTGCGCTTCGTCTGCCTGCTTGCCGCCCCCGAGGGCATCGAGAAGCTGCGCGGCGCGCATCCCGACGTGCATATCTGGACCGCCTCCATCGACGAGCGTCTCAACGACCACGGCTATATCGTGCCGGGACTCGGCGATGCCGGCGACCGCATGTACGGAACGCGTTAA
- a CDS encoding 2-dehydro-3-deoxygalactonokinase produces the protein MRFIVADWGTTRFRGYLIENETILDQVSSDEGVSALRKGQHRDVFLRQCGPWLNAEPDAPVLLVGMVGSREGWVEAPYAACPAGPSEIARALAPVDLENGRKGYIIPGLFCEPAPGAVDVMRGEETLVLGAGIENGLICSAGTHPKWIEMRNGRIERFATYMTGEMYALLREHSMIGRPATEPEDPRGFDLGLDAAQRNSGDNRVGLLHLLFSARASVVSGRMNSNLLAPYLSGLLTGDEINGALSQFGRPSSVTILAAPERAELYIHALRRHGIKAETKDMQHALIAGLARIVREHAIG, from the coding sequence TTGCGCTTCATCGTCGCCGACTGGGGTACGACCCGCTTTCGTGGCTATCTGATCGAGAACGAGACCATTCTCGATCAGGTCTCGTCGGACGAGGGCGTGTCGGCCCTCCGAAAAGGCCAGCATCGCGACGTGTTCCTGCGCCAATGCGGCCCTTGGCTGAATGCGGAGCCGGACGCACCGGTTCTGCTCGTCGGCATGGTGGGGAGCCGCGAGGGCTGGGTCGAGGCGCCCTATGCCGCCTGCCCAGCAGGCCCAAGTGAGATCGCCCGGGCGCTCGCGCCGGTGGATCTGGAGAACGGCCGCAAGGGCTACATCATCCCCGGCCTGTTCTGCGAGCCCGCGCCCGGTGCCGTCGACGTGATGCGCGGCGAGGAAACGCTGGTTCTCGGTGCGGGTATCGAGAACGGATTGATCTGCTCCGCCGGCACGCATCCGAAATGGATCGAGATGCGCAATGGCCGCATCGAGCGCTTCGCCACCTACATGACCGGCGAGATGTACGCGCTCTTGCGCGAGCATTCCATGATCGGCCGCCCGGCCACCGAACCGGAAGACCCGAGGGGCTTCGACCTCGGCCTCGATGCGGCACAGCGCAACAGCGGCGATAACAGGGTCGGCCTGCTGCATCTCCTGTTCAGCGCCCGCGCGTCCGTGGTCTCGGGTCGCATGAACAGCAATCTGCTCGCACCCTACCTGTCGGGCCTGCTGACGGGCGACGAGATCAACGGCGCGCTGTCGCAATTCGGCCGTCCCTCCTCCGTCACCATCCTGGCCGCACCCGAACGCGCGGAACTCTATATCCACGCCCTCAGGCGCCACGGCATCAAGGCGGAGACGAAGGACATGCAGCACGCCCTGATCGCAGGTCTCGCACGCATCGTGCGCGAACACGCGATCGGATGA
- a CDS encoding leucyl aminopeptidase family protein — MPHPLLASATDASKPIWLVTEQTWPDIAGQLPQLAQGFAKAQGFEGKAGSHCLLPDADGSLMGVLFGLNGADSRHNDPFLVGKLPPLLPDGVYRFETDAPNPTLAALAWLLGSYSFDRYRTRREKSVRLVTPKGVDAEEVSHIANAVVTSRDLVNTPTSDLGPDGIEAAARRLAETHGATFTSIVGDDLLAQNFPMIHAVGRASATPPRLIDFTWGKADAPRVTLVGKGVAFDTGGLDIKPASSMLLMRKDMGGAAATLALASMIMDAKLPVRLRVLIPAVENSISGNAFRPGDILASRKGISVEIGNTDAEGRLILADALALADEESPDLLVDFATLTGAARVALGPELPPFYTDDDALAADIARHGSGVNDPVWRMPLWAPYQSQLDSKFADMNNTGGPMGGSITAALFLRRFVSAAKAHVHFDIFAWNSSTKPARPEGGEVQAARAMYALLKERYGS; from the coding sequence ATGCCCCATCCCCTCCTCGCCTCCGCGACCGATGCCTCGAAGCCGATCTGGCTCGTCACCGAGCAGACATGGCCGGACATCGCAGGACAGCTCCCGCAACTCGCGCAGGGCTTCGCGAAGGCGCAGGGTTTCGAGGGCAAAGCCGGGAGCCATTGCCTGCTGCCCGATGCGGATGGCAGCCTCATGGGGGTCCTCTTCGGCCTCAACGGCGCGGATTCCAGGCACAACGATCCGTTTCTCGTCGGCAAGCTTCCGCCGCTCCTGCCGGACGGCGTTTATCGCTTCGAGACCGATGCGCCGAACCCGACGCTCGCCGCGCTCGCCTGGTTGCTCGGCAGCTACAGCTTCGACCGCTATCGCACACGCCGCGAGAAATCCGTGCGCCTCGTGACGCCGAAGGGCGTCGATGCCGAGGAGGTCTCGCACATCGCCAACGCGGTCGTGACGAGCCGCGATCTCGTCAACACACCGACCAGCGACCTCGGCCCCGACGGCATCGAGGCGGCCGCGCGCCGGCTCGCGGAGACACACGGCGCCACCTTCACCAGCATCGTCGGCGACGATCTGCTTGCGCAGAACTTTCCGATGATCCACGCGGTCGGGCGCGCGTCAGCCACACCGCCACGTCTCATCGATTTCACCTGGGGCAAGGCGGATGCGCCGCGCGTCACGCTCGTCGGCAAGGGCGTCGCCTTCGACACCGGCGGCCTCGACATCAAGCCCGCCTCGTCCATGCTGCTCATGCGCAAGGATATGGGCGGCGCGGCCGCAACACTCGCGCTCGCCTCCATGATCATGGACGCCAAGCTCCCCGTGCGCCTGCGCGTGCTGATCCCCGCCGTCGAGAATTCCATCTCCGGCAACGCCTTCCGTCCCGGCGACATTCTCGCGAGCCGTAAGGGGATCAGCGTCGAGATCGGCAACACGGATGCGGAGGGCCGGCTCATCCTGGCCGATGCCCTGGCGCTGGCCGACGAGGAGAGCCCGGACCTTCTCGTCGATTTTGCGACCCTGACCGGCGCCGCCCGCGTGGCGCTCGGCCCCGAACTGCCGCCGTTCTACACGGACGACGATGCGCTCGCGGCCGACATCGCCCGCCACGGCTCAGGCGTGAACGACCCCGTCTGGCGCATGCCGCTCTGGGCGCCCTACCAGAGCCAGCTCGATTCCAAGTTCGCCGACATGAACAACACCGGCGGGCCCATGGGCGGGTCGATCACCGCGGCCCTGTTCCTGCGCCGCTTCGTATCGGCCGCCAAGGCGCACGTGCATTTCGACATCTTCGCCTGGAACAGCTCCACCAAGCCGGCGCGCCCCGAAGGCGGCGAGGTTCAGGCGGCGCGCGCCATGTACGCTCTCCTCAAGGAACGCTACGGCTCCTGA